One Branchiostoma lanceolatum isolate klBraLanc5 chromosome 18, klBraLanc5.hap2, whole genome shotgun sequence DNA window includes the following coding sequences:
- the LOC136424690 gene encoding E3 ubiquitin-protein ligase UBR5-like, producing the protein MTSIHVVVHPLPGTEDQLNDRLKEVADKINKHGYVSPPAISQLRGQVVRECVVGPNHIAFLLEDGRVCRMSYRILTERLDLSKNDPNKSTLVTDSGNIPVSNSAGTRLPTRTRGRVVRGSGQGSRGTRGTTSVIVGSRPIVPASVVPEELVNQAQVVLQGKSRSVIIRELQRTNLDVNLAVNNLLSRDDEEGDNDDDASDSYMPGDDLMSLLDAGLHSDHPSVIIDADMFSEDMFGYASLRSRVRGASRSNPGDRDRDSDRERDRDPVFRLRERPRWLDSALRDAAGLGTASSAGSTSGATEAKKTTNPPPETPLSFGEELEWWNEKASGVPRFVHIAAMYSELIAISVSGQLYQWKWADPEPYCNPENSAVHHPRSSALGLNGEKVLLISSCSVRASAVTESGKVATWVDETLSSVATKLEHPAQVFLEFQGERMSAIYTCSLYTCVHLESGGLYWWGVLPFSQRKKLVEKARTRSKKSGTDTKSSDITTGMQVCLRSCPIYHAGALAFTTVGSVPKVGQLLESAWNLSDTCRFKVLSPQKEETKSGKPEGVKETKSETKTDMGPPPSPASTCSDAPSVSSVGSLKRKRPLVLPKEDDDCKASNEERWALKDVVFIEDVRSVPVGKVLKIDGAYAAVWFPHQRDPSPTTSHDDPAALLQECRLLRKDELQVVKPTAVPKVPDCFQRMPKKLPVMDNAKILAVTVDSRGVHVIAKVGSRLMYLVYDLGTGKAEQESLFPTDATAFLGHAENSITLYSGGQDVVNLLRDGNGAIYPLAKDCIEGIRDPVWLDLPPARCIGLGIQSLIDLPSSSELKKKAAVVVLAFETQLLMPHVLRCDYESVKQFLYSLERDTGSINTQNTIQQVLSERCDGNRNVFHACVAMCCPTTNQDNNTSNSNNEAGTSNSAQWESITSRISAVSNAVDALANAISAASSSGGGGGTASGGTGGSSSGGGTGTSTRSMSLREMMRRATSAARAVGGTSQEDGDPIPTLNWPPDPPLFESANSEDDNVSLSTNAATAGGLTGSCGSVSSYSCASSVDENTVLPASTDAAERSSHALCILTLLCETPVLKPYLVDLLSAKDAQGQTPFMAAVSGRAYSAALAILDTAQRVAGKDNKDGMDNELAMSMIYPPGSNLDDSPLHVLCCNDTCSFTWTGAEHINQDIFECRTCGLVGTLCCCTECARVCHKGHDCKLKRTSPTAYCDCWEKCKCKALIAGSQTARLDLLNRLINDTDLVTQPNSRGENVLLFLVQTVARQIVEQRQYRPLRRTDSRIAARKPIGEEDPDMPDHDLEPPRFCRLALERILQDWKAVKAMITSECPGRDRRSPIPDLLPEEQVYLDQQSGTNKLDSFTHCLLVKCSVEMLDTLLSTLIRELQNDTVAGRKEEATKISRRFIRSVARVFVVLSVGMTPGKKKSSLPSQPLMKCRHAFQALINLAIEELCQTAESLITPVRMGVVRPTAPFSLVSANIDAVQGSEELFNVEPLPPRPSSADPPRVSQVSYSRQPQGTSQSDRSREREEEEHDVVVADVEEVEVVEGVVGEEDRHDDSSHHGDQQMDHAEEQHGESRADDHHDDEAGNESDMDLDLLAESESDSESNHSNQDNASGRRSVVTAATAGSETGAGSVAAYFSEEDSSSNQDEEESEESENEEENNSIANELPDEQLERVTTPGNQGSNTSQAPTALQWAVRQPPPRTPATTSSTPATATSQGGLIYIDPSTLRRTTTVTTTPSTSVTTDTSSSQTVSTTASSLARAFSIVIRQIADLMSMLPDYPAVAPLPKPLPITYQDTLDLQMYVEMHLRCTWDWLITVMDSTEAQLRYGSALANSSDPNHPTHPLYSQQNRRRDRVAARQEEILRQLETQRRRGRIIPGSLADASATRRDFMTYALSLMRSHHDEHSGILPVLDVSALKHVAYVLDALVYYMKSGSEGGAESANIRDSISVDFYDDNDNDENDEEVATHTALMETDSMDSDTIPSSTGRKHPFFQRSESTTFLGCPPPDPFELPMAEALPLAEQPHLLQPNARREQLFGRPRQIISQSGASAALERSVVEVLPTHLGLNPHRNSAFTPVARRPNEPTPGPSDVSLDLRTQPSARSETQDQNRSDLLVTGHGGAESAVAMETGASIEHGGRDYVGATVTVDTSHLQTIPPPSSLQNMLGYITHDSLLGRWRLCLELFGRVFLDDVGAEPGSVLTELGGFEVKQAKFRREMEKLRNSQQRDLTLEVERERTLLIQQTLRQLNTQFGRRSSTGGPPMAVHRVKVTFKDEPGEGSGVARSFYTAIAQAFLSSDKLPNLDSVLGGTKGVHYSLIQRLRSRERERERERRSSSSGSLRRSVSRERERSANQRGQLSIDARPFYPGGNRENEDEPLPPHRQALGERLYPKVQALQPSLAGKITGMLLEMSPAQLLLLLASEDSLRQRVEEAVDIILSHGRESTADPLGAIDLFSYSSDTKAKKAFHSERYPDDEDSDDEDNSPLFYQPGKRGFYSPRPGRNTPERLNCFRNVGRILGLCLLQNELCPITLNRHVIKVMLGRKVAWHDLAFFDPVTYESMRRLIIDAQAPDAEVIFSALDLTFCIDLCREEGGGQHELIPGGADMAVNPANVYDYVRRYAEYRMYGCAEKALQALRSGLFDVLPRNALDGLTAEDFRLLVNGCGTIDIQTLISYTSFNDESGDGTERLTKFKRWFWSIVERMPHQERQDLVYFWTGSPNLPASEEGFQPMPSITVRPADDQHLPTANTCISRLYIPLYSSKVILRQKLVLAIKTKQFGFV; encoded by the exons ATGACGTCCATACACGTCGTGGTGCACCCTTTACCCGGGACAGAAGACCAATTGAACGATCG GCTGAAGGAGGTTGCAGACAAGATCAACAAGCATGGGTATGTTAG CCCACCAGCCATCAGCCAACTGAGAGGCCAGGTTGTTAGGGAGTGTGTGGTTGGACCAAACCATATTGCCTTCCTATTGGAG GATGGTCGTGTGTGTCGTATGAGTTATCGGATCCTGACAGAGCGACTAGACCTGTCTAAAAATGACCCCAACAAAAG TACCCTGGTGACAGACTCTGGAAATATTCCAGTCAG TAATAGTGCTGGGACCAGACTGCCTACTAGAACCCGCGGTCGCGTGGTTCGTGGCAGCGGACAGGGCAGCAGAGGCACAAGGGGAACGACCAGCGTGATCGTGGGGTCGCGACCCATCGTACCAGCGTCTGTCGTGCCAGAGGAACTGGTGAACCAGGCGCAAGTCGTGCTACAGGGGAAATCTCGTAGTGTCATCATCAGGGAGCTACAGAGAACG AATCTTGATGTGAACCTGGCCGTTAACAACCTCCTAAGCCGTGATGATGAGGAGGGAGACAACGATGATGACGCCAGCGACTCCTACATGCCGGGAG ATGACCTGATGTCCCTGCTGGATGCTGGGCTGCACTCGGACCACCCCAGTGTGATCATCGATGCAGACATGTTCTCAGAAGACATGTTTGGTTACGCCTCTCTACGCAGCAGAGTCAGGGGAGCCTCCAGATCTA ACCCGGGAGACCGTGATCGGGACTCTGACCGCGAGCGAGACCGTGATCCGGTGTTCCGTCTGCGTGAGCGCCCGCGCTGGTTGGACAGTGCTCTGCGCGACGCTGCGGGACTAGGGACAGCGAGCTCAGCAGGCAGCACCAGCGGAGCAACGGAGGCGAAGAAAACGACCAACCCTCCTCCGGAGACACCGCTGTCATTTGGGGAGGAACTGGAATGGTGGAATGAAAAG GCGTCGGGAGTACCCCGGTTTGTGCACATCGCTGCCATGTACAGTGAGCTGATCGCCATCAGTGTCTCCGGTCAGCTGTACCAGTGGAAGTGGGCCGACCCCGAACCTTACTGCAACCCTGAG AACTCTGCAGTCCACCATCCTCGGAGCTCAGCTCTGGGACTGAATGGAGAAAAAGTCCTGCTGATTTCTTCATGTTCTGTCCGAGCATCTGCTGTCACTGAGTCAGGAAAG GTTGCCACTTGGGTGGATGAAACCCTAAGTTCTGTGGCCACGAAGCTGGAACATCCTGCCCAAGTGTTTCTGGAGTTCCAGGGAGAGAGGATGTCTGCCATCTACACCTGTTCCCTGTACACCTGTGTGCACCTGGAGTCTGGGGGTCTGTACTGGTG GGGTGTTCTACCATTCAGTCAGCGTAAGAAACTCGTAGAAAAAGCTCGCACGCGGTCCAAGAAGAGTGGCACCGACACCAAGTCCAGCGACATCACGACAGGAATGCAGGTCTGTCTGCGTAGCTGTCCCATCTACCACGCTGGCGCTCTCGCTTTTACAACCGTCGGGTCCGTGCCAAAAGTCGGGCAACTGTTAGAGTCAGCATGGAACTTGTCCGACACTTGCAG GTTTAAGGTGCTGTCCCCACAGAAGGAAGAAACCAAGTCTGGCAAGCCTGAGGGGGTGAAGGAAACCAAATCTGAAACTAAGACAGACAtgggcccccctccctccccagcCTCCACATGTAGTGATGCACCCTCTGTGTCCAGTGTGGGATCTCTCA AGCGGAAGCGTCCACTGGTACTACCCAAGGAAGATGATGACTGTAAGGCCTCCAATGAGGAACGCTGGGCCCTGAAGGATGTGGTGTTCATTGAAGACGTCAGATCAGTGCCTGTTGGGAAAGTCCTGAAG ATTGACGGAGCGTACGCAGCTGTGTGGTTTCCGCACCAGCGCGACCCCAGCCCGACAACGAGCCACGACGACCCGGCGGCGCTTCTACAGGAGTGTCGCCTACTGAGGAAGGATGAGCTTCAG GTTGTGAAGCCCACTGCAGTGCCCAAGGTGCCTGACTGTTTCCAGCGAATGCCCAAGAAGCTGCCAGTGATGGACAATGCCAAGATCCTAGCAGTCACTGTGGACAGCAGAG GCGTGCATGTCATCGCGAAGGTTGGGTCTCGACTGATGTACCTGGTGTACGATCTCGGCACGGGGAAAGCGGAACAGGAAAGCCTGTTTCCGACAGACGCCACAGCGTTCCTCGGTCACGCAGAAAACTCCATCACCCTTTACAGTGGGGGGCAG GATGTGGTGAACCTGTTGAGGGACGGAAACGGCGCCATCTACCCGCTGGCGAAGGACTGCATCGAGGGGATCCGTGACCCGGTGTGGCTGGACCTTCCGCCCGCGCGGTGTATAGGGCTGGGGATCCAGTCACTCATCGACCTGCCCAGCTCTTCCGAGCTGAAAAAGAAGGCAGCAGTGGTGGTGCTAGCTTTTGAG ACCCAGTTGTTGATGCCTCATGTCCTGCGCTGTGACTATGAGTCAGTGAAACAGTTCCTGTACTCTCTGGAGAGAGACACGG GTTCCATCAACACCCAGAACACGATCCAGCAGGTTCTGAGCGAGCGTTGTGATGGCAACCGAAACGTGTTCCACGCCTGCGTCGCCATGTGCTGCCCGACAACCAACCAGGACAACAACACTTCCAATAGCAACAACG AAGCGGGAACGTCTAACTCTGCGCAGTGGGAGTCCATCACCAGCAGGATCAGTGCAGTCAGTAACGCGGTGGACGCCCTGGCCAACGCCATCTCAGCCGCCTCCAGttcaggagggggaggggggacagCATCAGGAGGCACGGGAGGGTCCAGCAGTGGAGGGGGGACAGGGACAAGCACTCGCAG CATGAGTCTGCGTGAGATGATGCGAAGAGCGACGTCAGCAGCCCGTGCGGTCGGCGGGACGTCCCAGGAGGATGGTGACCCTATCCCCACCCTGAACTGGCCACCCGACCCTCCCCTGTTTGAGTCGGCAAACTCAG AGGATGACAATGTCAGTCTGTCCACGAATGCCGCGACTGCAGGGGGGCTCACGGGGTCTTGTGGTTCTGTTAGTTCGTACTCGTGTGCGAGCTCCGTTGATGAAAATACCGTACTTCCAGCGAGCACGGACGCGGCGGAGAGAAGCAGCCACGCCCTGTGTATCCTGACGTTGCTGTGCGAGACGCCGGTCCTGAAGCCGTATCTGGTGGATCTTCTTTCTGCAAA GGATGCGCAGGGCCAGACCCCGTTCATGGCAGCTGTGAGTGGGAGGGCGTACTCTGCAGCACTGGCCATACTGGACACAGCACAGAGGGTGGCAGGCAAGGACAACAAG GATGGTATGGACAACGAGCTGGCCATGAGTATGATCTACCCCCCCGGCTCTAACCTGGACGACTCCCCGCTACACGTGCTGTGCTGTAACGACACCTGCAGTTTCACCTGGACAGGTGCAGAACACATCAACCAG GACATTTTTGAGTGCCGTACATGTGGGCTGGTGGGGACTCTGTGCTGCTGTACTGAGTGTGCACGGGTCTGTCACAAGGGACATGACTGCAA ACTGAAGCGTACATCGCCCACAGCGTACTGTGACTGCTGGGAGAAGTGTAAGTGTAAGGCCCTGATCGCAGGATCGCAGACGGCACGACTGGACCTCCTGAACAGGCTTATCAACGATACCGACCTGGTCACACAGCCAAACAGCAG AGGAGAGAATGTTCTGCTGTTCCTGGTACAGACGGTGGCTCGACAGATCGTAGAGCAGCGCCAGTACCGCCCGCTACGCCGAACTGACTCCAGAATAGCCGCTCGCAAACCCATTGGTGAGGAAG ACCCAGACATGCCGGACCACGACCTAGAGCCGCCGCGTTTCTGTCGCCTGGCGCTTGAGCGGATCCTGCAGGACTGGAAGGCGGTGAAGGCCATGATCACCAGCGAGTgccccggccgggaccgccggTCGCCCATCCCCGACCTGCTGCCTGAGGAACAGGTCTACCTGGACCAACAGAGCGGGACCAACAAACTGGACAGCTTCACTCACTGTCTGCTGGTCAAGTGTAGTGTGGAG ATGTTGGACACCCTGCTGAGCACGTTGATCCGTGAGCTACAGAATGATACCGTCGCGGGAAGGAAGGAGGAGGCCACCAAGATCTCTCGACGTTTCATCCGCTCCGTGGCACGCGTCTTTGTTGTGCTTAGTGTTGGCATGACACCTGGCAAAAAGAAAAG ctCCCTACCATCCCAACCGCTGATGAAATGTCGCCACGCGTTTCAAGCCCTGATCAACCTCGCCATCGAAGAACTGTGCCAAACAGCCGAGTCCCTCATCACCCCCGTCCGCATGGGAGTGGTACGACCCACCGCCCCCTTCTCATTGGTCAGTGCCAACATTGATGCAGTCCAG GGAAGTGAAGAGCTTTTCAACGTGGAGCCCCTCCCCCCACGGCCATCGTCTGCAGACCCCCCACGTGTGTCTCAGGTTTCGTACTCGCGCCAGCCGCAGGGAACCAGCCAATCAGATCGCTCGcgggagagagaggaagaggaGCATGATGTGGTGGTAGCAGATGTGGAGGAG GTTGAGGTTGTTGAGGGTGTGGTTGGTGAGGAGGATCGTCATGACGACTCCAGTCACCATGGCGACCAGCAAATGGACCACGCTGAGGAGCAGCATGGAGAGAGCAGAGCCGATGATCACCATGACGATGAAG CTGGAAATGAAAGTGATATGGATCTGGACCTGCTGGCGGAAAGTGAAAGTGACAGCGAGAGTAACCATAGCAACCAGGACAACGCTAGCGGCAGACGCAGCGTGGTCACTGCAGCAACAGCTGGGTCTGAGACAG GTGCTGGCAGCGTCGCAGCGTACTTCTCGGAAGAAGACTCCTCCTCCAATCAGGATGAAGAAGAAAGCGAGGAGAGCGAAAACGAAGAGGAGAACAACAGCATCGCCAACGAGCTTCCCGACGAACAGCTGGAGAGAGTGACCACGCCCGGCAACCAGGGGAGCAACACGTCCCAGGCCCCCACGGCGCTCCAGTGGGCTGTCCGACAGCCTCCCCCGCGGACGCCTGCCACCACCAGTTCCACCCCTGCTACTGCTACTT CTCAAGGAGGTCTGATCTACATCGACCCCTCCACCCTACGCCGCACGACAACCGTCACAACAACGCCATCCACGTCCGTAACCACGGATACCAGCTCCTCCCAGACTGTCTCCACCACGGCTAGTTCACTGGCGCGTGCGTTCAGCATCGTGATCCGACAGATCGCAGACCTGATGAGCATGCTACCCGACTACCCTGCAGTGGCCCCTCTGCCCAAACCTCTGCCCATCACCTATCAGGACACCTTAGATCTGCAG ATGTATGTAGAGATGCACCTGCGCTGCACCTGGGACTGGCTCATCACAGTCATGGACTCCACCGAAGCccagcttcgctacggctccgCCCTGGCCAACTCCTCCGACCCCAACCACCCCACGCACCCGCTGTACTCCCAGCAGAACCGCCGGCGCGATCGTGTCGCCGCGCGGCAGGAGGAGATCCTACGCCAGCTCGAGACACAACGCCGGAGAGGCCGGATCATCCCAG GTAGTCTAGCTGACGCCAGCGCGACTCGCCGTGACTTCATGACATACGCGTTGTCTCTGATGCGGTCGCACCACGACGAACATTCCGGGATCCTACCCGTGCTTGACGTATCGGCGCTCAAACACGTGGCATACGTTCTCGATGCTCTGGTCTACTACATGAAGTCTGGGTCAGAAGGAGGCGCAGAGAGTGCGAATATACGGGATTCGATCAGCGTTGATTTCTACGACGACAACGATAATGATGAAAACGACGAAGAGGTGGCCACCCACACAGCTCTAATGGAAACAGACAGTATGGATAGTGATACGATACCGAGCAGTACAGGACGGAAACATCCCTTTTTCCAGCGATCTGAGTCGACAACGTTCCTAGGCTGCCCGCCACCAGACCCCTTCGAACTTCCCATGGCAGAAGCACTCCCATTGGCTGAACAGCCGCACCTCTTACAACCGAACGCTCGCCGCGAACAACTCTTCGGCCGGCCGCGCCAgatcatcagccaatcaggggcGAGTGCGGCGCTAGAACGTAGCGTCGTTGAAGTTTTGCCCACTCACCTCGGACTCAACCCGCACAGGAATAGTGCGTTCACCCCCGTTGCTAGGAGACCAAACGAGCCGACGCCCGGCCCATCTGACGTGTCACTAGACCTAAGAACTCAACCCTCCGCCCGCTCCGAAACACAAGACCAAAACAGGAGCGACCTGCTAGTGACAGGCCACGGTGGGGCGGAGTcggctgttgccatggagacgggAGCTTCCATTGAGCACGGAGGGAGGGACTATGTTGGGGCGACTGTTACAGTGGACACCTCTCACCTGCAGACCATTCCACCTCCATCCAG CTTACAGAACATGCTGGGGTACATTACCCATGACTCCCTGCTGGGGCGCTGGCGGCTGTGTCTGGAGCTGTTCGGACGCGTGTTCCTGGACGATGTGGGCGCCGAACCCGGCTCAGTCCTCACCGAACTCGGCGGCTTCGAGGTCAAGCAGGCCAAGTTCAGGAGAGAGATGGAGAAACTGAGGAACTCACAGCAGAGGGACCTCACTCTGGAG GTTGAGAGAGAGCGTACCCTGCTGATACAGCAGACCCTGCGGCAGCTCAACACGCAGTTCGGCCGGCGCAGCTCCACGGGGGGTCCTCCCATGGCCGTGCACCGCGTCAAGGTCACCTTCAAGGACGAGCCAGGAGAGGGCAGCGGCGTGGCGCGCAGCTTCTACACCGCCATCGCACAG gCGTTCCTGTCGTCGGACAAGCTGCCGAACCTGGACTCAGTTCTGGGGGGGACCAAAGGTGTGCACTACA GCCTCATCCAACGCCTGAGATCCCGGGAAAGAGAGCGTGAGAGGGAACGACGTAGCAGCAGCAGTGGAAGCCTGCGTCGCTCGGTATCCCGGGAACGAGAGCGTTCAGCCAACCAGAGAGGCCAGCTGTCCATCGATGCCCGCCCCTTCTACCCAG GAGGTAACCGAGAGAATGAGGATGAGCCCCTCCCCCCACACAGACAAGCTCTTGGCGAAAGGCTTTACCCAAAAGTACAAGCACTGCAGCCT TCTCTGGCAGGTAAGATCACAGGCATGCTGTTGGAGATGTCCCCTGCACAGCTGCTGTTACTGCTGGCTAGTGAGGACTCCCTCAGACAACGTGTGGAGgaggcagtggacatcataCTCTCTCATGGAAG AGAATCCACGGCCGACCCTCTTGGAGCCATTGACCTGTTCAGCTACAGTTCCGACACCAAGGCCAAGAAGGCGTTCCACAGCGAGCGTTACCCGGACGACGAAGATTCCGATGACGAGGACAACTCCCCGCTGTTCTACCAGCCTGGGAAGCGTGGCTTCTACTCGCCACGGCCGGGACGCAACACGCCGGAGAGACTGAACTGTTTTAGGAATGTCGGAAG aATCCTGGGGCTGTGTCTGTTGCAGAATGAGCTGTGCCCCATCACACTAAACCGGCATGTCATCAAGGTCATGCTGGGTAGGAAG GTTGCTTGGCACGATCTAGCCTTCTTTGACCCTGTGACCTACGAGAGCATGCGGCGGCTCATCATCGATGCCCAGGCACCCGACGCAGAAGTCATCTTCTCCGCCCTTGACCTGACCTTCTGCATTGACCTCTGCCGTGAAGAGGGCGGAGGTCAGCACGAGTTGATCCCGGGAGGTGCAGACATGGCGGTGAACCCAGCCAACGTGTACGACTATGTCCGCAGATACGCGGAGTATCGTATGTACGGATGCGCTGAGAAGGCACTTCAG GCCCTGAGAAGTGGCCTGTTCGATGTCCTGCCCAGAAATGCATTGGACGGGCTGACAGCTGAGGATTTCCGCCTCCTAGTGAACGGATGTGGCACCATCGACATTCAGACTCTTATCAGCTACACATCATTCAATGATGAAAGCG GTGACGGTACGGAGAGGCTGACTAAGTTCAAGCGCTGGTTCTGGTCCATTGTGGAGAGGATGCCGCACCAAGAGAGGCAGGACCTG GTGTACTTCTGGACTGGTAGTCCGAACCTCCCTGCCAGCGAAGAAGGTTTCCAGCCCATGCCGTCGATCACGGTCcgacccgcggacgaccaacaTCTCCCGACGGCGAACACGTGTATTTCGCGCCTGTACATCCCTCTTTACTCCAGCAAGGTCATCCTTAGGCAAAAACTCGTCTTAGCAATCAAGACCAAACAGTTCGGCTTTGTATGA